Part of the Limihaloglobus sulfuriphilus genome is shown below.
TCGGGTTCTTGAGAGGCGAACTTAAAGAAAGCCGCGACGTAATATTTCAAGCAGGTCTAAGACAACTGCAGGGGCGATAAACAAAAAGTATTTTAATAATTTTACAGTTTTTTTAGTTTTTTGGTTGAAAAGCACGAATACAAAAATATAATGCCCTATCTCTTTAGAGGGTCGGTGCCCGAGTGGCTAAAGGGGACGGGCTGTAAACCCGTTGGCGAAAGCCTTCGTTGGTTCGAATCCAACCCGGCCCATTACGTAAGCCTCGCTGAAATAGTATTTTAGCGGGGTTTACTACTGAAGAGACCTGATGTAACAACATCGCCGGGCCCATAGCTCAGTTGGTTAGAGCAACGGACTCATAATCCGTCGGTCCTTGGTTCGAGTCCAAGTGGGCCCATTATCAAAAATCACCTTTTTTGGCTCAAAATAGCCGTTTTCAGTGTCATTAAGCAGGTTTTTACTGCCTTCCCCTGCAACTGCCAAAAGTTCATATTTGTTCGTGAATTTACATATGTTTTGACGTGTCATGTCAACACTGACGTCAACACATTTGGCAACACTTTTTATGTCATAAGTGCCTGTTTTTTGCCAGTTCATCTGGTCATTATCCGATAATTTCTGCAAATGTTTTATCGTGTCAAGCTTACTTTCGGCAGTCATAAAGCCTGAAACGATATATGCTGCCCGTTATTCCGTTATTCATAATGCCCCCGAGCACGGCCGTGCCGCTGTCACCGCCGAGATTCAGATTTTCAGCAGGCTCTGCCATAAAATAATACGGGCTGACAGGAATAGATGAAACAAATTTCCCATCTATATACAGGTGAGCCTTGGAGTTATATACCATCCCCGTTATTCGTAATCTCCGGCCCAGCGCCGGCTCATGCCCATCAGCAATATACAGCGAGGAGTTTGCCCTATATGCAAATGAGGGTATGCCGTTCTGGAAGAAGACAGCAAAACCGTTGTTCCAACCGCCCTTTGCCAGCACAATACCGTCACTCTTTGCCTTTACAATTACATCGACAGTAAACGGTCCGCCCTTGAGAGATGGGAATTCGTCATTCTCTATGCTCATCACCGGCTCGCCGTCGCATACAAGAGGCTTTCCCTGCTGCTCAAAATCACGTTCAATTATGAGCCCGCTGCCGGGGCGGGCAGGTTTGTGCCGAACCGGCTTAATTTCCCATTTGTTCTGGTCGTAGCCGGTCTCTTTGATCAGGCGCCGCAGTTCTTTGTGAAGCTCTTTCTTTTTGGCCTGATATTCTTTGACCATTGCAAGGTTGTGCATTTCATGCGGATCATTTTTAAGATCGTACATTTCATCTATATCATCTAAATTCGGGTAATGTATCAGCTTCCAGTCTTGCGTCCGGACTCCTACCATAGTCGGGATTCCCGGCACCAGATCAACAAAATATTCATACAAGAATGATTTACGCCATGAGCTGCTTTTATCTTCAAAAAGCGGTCTCCATGACTTTCCCTGCATATGCGAAGGAATCCCCGCCCCTGCCAGATCAAGAATCGTTGGTGCCAGATCTATATTGAGGGCAAGCTCTTCGATGGTTTTACCCTCTTCTACCATTTTCGGGTATCGCATCAGCAGCGGTATTCTTATCGATTCCTCATACATCATGCGTTTATCAAGGTGCCTGTGCTCGCCGAGAAAGAATCCGTTATCGCCGGCAAATATAATAACCGTATCGTCAAGCATCCCCTTATTTTCCAACGCCTTATACACTTTGCCGACTCCCTCGTCCACCGCAGAAAGTGTCCGGTAATAATCCGTATAACTCCGGTTGTCGTAATGATTATTGAAATACGGATTCCACTGCTGCGGCATAGCCTTTACATCCTGGTATTCTCCCGGACGGGAAGATCTGAAAACACCCTTTATATGATTCTTCGCGAACCACTGGGGCTTTGTCTCGAAATTATCATCAAAGTTTACCGGCTTATCAAGCTCGATACCCTCGTAAGTATCACCATGACGCGGGGCGGGCAAAAACGGCCCATGCACGGCCTTATGGGAGAGATAAAGGGCAAACGGCTGATTTTCATACTGTCTTTCTATGAAATCCACCGCTTTCTTACTTAATATATCTGTTGTGTAGCCTTGAGCTTGATACTCCTTACCGTTTTCAGTGTATTGAGGGTCAAAATAAGTCCCCTGTCCGTCGAAACTTAGCCAATAGTCAAAGCCCGGGCGTTCATGGCCACCGGGGCCCTGGTGCCATTTTCCGATATACCCTGTCTTGTAATCCTTGCCCTGGAGAATCTGAGCGAATGAGGGGCAATTCTGCCAGTCATAATCGTTGAACGTATTTTGGACAACCCCGTGTATATGCGAGTAAACGCCGGTTAAGAAACTCGCCCTGCTCGGACTGCATATAGAATGTGTTACGAATGCGTTTTTGAAATACGCCCCCTCTTTGCGCAGTTTATCCATATTTGGAGTCTTGAGCCAGGGATATTTGCCTAAGAAGCCCAGAGCGTCATACCGCTGGTCATCAACCAGGATAAAAACAAAGTTGGGCCTCTTTTGCGAAACACGGCTCAAAGAAGTGCCGCGGCAGGCAGCCATAAATGCCAGAGACCCCAATAAACTTGTAGAAAGAAATCTGCGTCGGTCCATAACAATTTCCTTTATATCTTGAATTCAAACAACTATTAAATTATGTGATCGGCCTTTTTATCATCTAAGAGTTTTCTTACTTCCAGCATCCGCTCTTTGGTCAGTGAATAGTTCCAGACAACTATAAACGATATAACAAGCAGTGCGATTGGCAGCAGGGCAAACATAATTCGAAGATTTTTCGAAACTGTATCGGACTGCACATTTATTTCCGTGTTATATCCAGTCCATTCAAGTATAAATCCGCTAAGGCCAAGAGTCAGAGAAAGCCCAAGTTTTATGAGAAATCCAAACACTGCCCCAAACATTCCTTCCCTTCGCAAACCGGTCTTGAGCTCATCCAGATCACACACATCCGCCATCATTGAGCTGGTTAAAATGAACACACATGAGAGACCGGGAGACACAAGAAAGGCAAATACCAGCTGTAGATAAGGCGCATCAGGATTAAAGAGCCACCAGCTTGATATAAATCCCATAATAATGATAAAAAGGCCTGCCAGCAGGGTTTTACGTTTGCCAAGTTTCTGGCCGAAATAGTTTATAACCGGCACCAGGATAATACCCGCCGTGCCGTAAACAGTACCGTACCAGCCTGTCCAGGTCGCCGTCAATGCTTTATCGCCGGGGCAGATATAAGCCATGTTGATGTAAAATAGAAGCGGAAACGCCAGAAATACACCCGTCAAGGTTACAAGGATTATTACATTGATAGATAAAAATGGCTTGTTACTTAGAGTGTATTTAAATGCATCTAAGAGTTTTATTTTGGGCTGTGCGGCGTATTCTACATTTTCTTTGGAAAAAAGAACCGTCAAAACCGCCGCGGCGAAAATCATAATACCAAACAGTGTTCCCACATATCTGGCTCCGACAATCTCGTCGCCCCCGAAGATATCGAGTGTACACAATTTAAATGCCCATGGAAGCAGCAGCACAGAGCCGATATTCATCATCAGGGTTTTATAGCTCATCACACTGGTTCGCTGGTCATAATCACCGGTCATTTCGTAACCGAGCGCATTAAACGGCACAGAGAACACTGTATAAGCCGTAAAAAACAGGATCGATATTAGGAGAAAATAAGCAAAAAGCCCATACTGGCTCAGGCCTGTCGGAGGCATCCACATTAGAGCACAGAGAATCCCCGCCGCAAGAGAGCCCCAGAACATAAACGGTTTTCTCCTGCCCCATTTAAACCTGGAATTATCGGAGATATTTCCCATTATCGGGTCGGTAAAGGCATCCCAGAGACGCGGTATAGAGACGGCAAGGCCAATCAGCACCGGGCTTACATGAAGCCCCTGAACATATATCGGGCCGGAAAGCTGAAAAATAATATTCGCCATTATCACATCGGATATCGCACCGAAGCCGTAACTTATCTTCGTAGTTGTCTTTAACTGGCCGCTGTTCATAATAAACTTAATTCCAAGACAGATAATAATTTGATGATGACTAAAAAAATACGGGCTGCCAATCTATGTAATGCAAATTGACAGCCCATATAAAATTTCTCAATTGTATGACTGCACCTTAGCTGCGTTTTCTGCCAAGTACGATTCCGCCAAGTCCAAGAAGCAGCATGGTTGCCGGCTCGGGGACAGCAGTCATTGAAGTGTACCACTCGCCGCCTTCCTGATATTCGACGATAACGGCATCGTTGTTATTACCGTTTGCTGTCAGGTAGCCGTTAGCGATGTAGTTCTCCAGTTTGGTCTTATCCTGACCTACAAGTATTATTTCGCCGGTGCCGCTTACATCTACCAGACCATCACCTTCAGGAAGCCAACCGTAATCATGATAGAGGTGAGTCGCGTTGACAGTGCCGCCCGAGATATAAATACGGCCTTTGGCTCCGGCAACTCTACCGGCTTTAAGTGCGCCGCCGACATTCAACACGCCTCCGGTCATGTTGAATACACCATCAGAACCACTGTACGCGCCACCAACATCAAAATTGCTGACAGTATTTATTGTTCCGCCGCTCATTTCGATGATGCCTCTGCCTGTCTTGCCGACAAAAACACTGAGTCCCCCGGCTACGCCTACATTAATTTCTCCGCCTTCCATAATTAGCTTTCCGTAGGCATTTGCATCAGCTACACCAAGAAGCAATTGACCGCCAATACTTAACGAACCTCCAGTCTGCCTCAGGACAAGCGGACTGCCGTCGCTGTAATGCCGATTGTGAGAGATGTAAACATTCTGTGCAACCGCCGAATCACCATCCTTTATCAGAGCATCACCGGGCATAAGACTGTTGAAGTAAGCGCCATCAACCGATGTAGGCAAATTATCCCAGTTGCCCGGATTGACCCAGTAATTATTAGCCGAATCGCCGTTGTTCCAGAAACAACTTACACCATAAGAGACATTGACAGCAAGAATAACTGCCATACAACAAATAAATAGATTCTTCATAACTTTCTTTCCTTTCATAAAAGACCACTAACAATTTAAAGCTCAAAACAAATCAAGCCTTACACACTAAAACAAACTTTTAAACCGTTTTAAACAATTCTACAAACGATTTAGACAGATGTCAATTTTAAAATAATTTATTGAAAAATTTTACTTTTTAACAGCTATAAATGCAATTCTCAAACGCTTTTAACCCAAACGGGCGTTGACCATGCGCGCTGGCCGTTTGCCTGAACAGCCCGCAGATAATAGAAGTTATCGTCCTTGTCAAGCTCATCTGTAAAGGAAACATTGACGATCCCGTTATCAGCCTTGTCAGACCTGCATATCTGATTGTTTTTGATAAGGAATACTTCAATCCCATCATCTGCGCCGACAACCCTGTATTTGATTTCACAGGAACCGACGGCTTCTACCTCGCTGCCCATCATGTCGCCGTTTATGGAAAAATCAATGTACAGACGATCAAATTCCGCGGCATAGACTCGATAGTTCCACCATGCATCCCATATAGCTTTCTTTGTAAGCTCCGGCGCAACAAACGCCGCCAGCCCGCCCTTATACATTAGCCAGCATGAACGACCGGGTTTAGAGACGTGTGTATCTGATGAACCTATGACACCAAAGCGGCAGCCCTTTGCAAGCCCTGCCTGCATTGTCTTTTCGGGGTCTGTAGTATGCAGAGGATTTGGGTTGCCGTCGTACTCGGATGTACCGTGATTGGATACAATCTCGGCAAATCTGGCGTAAGCCGGATCCCACTCGCCCCATGGATATGTCTTTTCGCCGCGGTCAAACGCGAAATGGTGCGGCCCGCCGATTACCTTATACCCATTGTCGATATATTGTTCATGTGCCAGCTTATTGCACTGGGCGTACTTGTTCATGTAATAATCTGTATGAGGCGCATCATCATCAAGGAAATACAGGTTCACATGGTCGAAATTCGTTCCCGCTTCCTCTCCGAGGAACACAATAAACCTGCCCGGCTCGTTGAATTCTTTTACCGCCTTCTGCATATGCGGCCAGTCATAATGCCAGTGGTCGGTTAGAGCGCAAACATCGAGATTTGCCTCATCGCGGCCAAAGCTGTAGTATTCCCAGGCATCCTTGCCGCAGCCGTCAGAGACCATGGTATGGCCGTGCATATCACCGTAGAAAATTCTGTTTTCCGGCATTTTGTCAAAAACCATGATCGGCTCGCTGCGGCCCTTGAGGCCCTGCCCTGTCAGAGCTAATCTTTGAGGACCGGCGTGGGGCACACTGATCTTGACCCTTGCCAGACCGGAGACAATCTTAACACCCTCTAACAGCAGCTCACCCTGTTCAGTTTTGATATTTACAGTCCCGCTGAAAGATGTTGCAGTATTGTAATATTTATCCTCGGCCTTTACCATAAGCTCAAAAGGCCTGCCCGCCTGCTGTGTCATCTGGGCAGACGCGTAGAGATGGTCAGGTTTGGAAGCCTTGACATCAAGTTTAGGATATTCGCCTATACCGTTAAACACTCCGTCGCCGTCATGGTCAACAGCGATAAAGAACTCATGATCTTTATCGGCGGCGATCGGAGGAACTGCGGGGTGTTCCCGGGTGCCGATGGTAAGCATTATCTTCTGCCCGGGCTTTAACGGTGTATCCTTAACCTTCGCCTGGAGGCACTGATGATATGTAAGAGGCGTGGAGCCTGTCCAATCATTTGCGGGCGGGCCGCCGGGTGCTCGGTTCATGGATTCCTGAGGAGCCCAGCCGTACCACTTGCAATCGAAATTGGCCCTGTCATCGCCGAGTATTCCGATAAATTTCGGGCCCTTGGGGTTTTCTGCCTGAAAACTTGACCAGAAACCGAAATCTGAATTCCAGATAGCGGCATGATGCAAACCAAGCCAGATACCTCCGCCGGCCGGAATTCCATCCTTGCCGACTGTAAACTCTATTACCACCTGGGTATTTTCGCCGGCATGAAGGATTGAGGGCTTAACGATTCTGGCGCTGCCCTGGCCCTTGCCGTCAAAGCTCAGAGCCTCATAGGGAAAAACCATTCCGACACCGGCTGCCGCGAGTGAGTGTTTTATGAAATTACGGCGGGATATTGAGTTTGATTTATTTTTCATTTTATTCTCCCGTGTTCAGGTTTCGAATCGCGTCATTTGCAGCTTCAATTACCCTGCTGCCCTCAGAATAAACGCCTTCCCAGTTATACACGGCGATAAATTTACAGCCGGGGTATCTCAGGGAGCTTTCAAACGCACTCTGCCACAAATCTTTTTCTTTGTAGGGTTTCAAGAGAAGCCACTCAACGATCGCCCACGAAGGGGCATCGCTCTTTTTAATATTCCTCATTATGCCTGTATCTTTTGAGGGATCATCAGCATACCAGTAGCCGCTCCAGCCGGGACAGGAATATTCATTTACCGCCGCATCGTAGAGCTTTTCGCCGTTTTCATTGCCGACACCGTGGGTAAATATCTTATCACGGGAAAATCCGAAATCATATGCATATTTTGCCAAATCCTCAAGATGCCTGCGGACAACCTCCACAAGGTCATTCTCAGTAATGTCGCCGGATGTTCTGATTCCGGAAGTTTTTAATGCGGCATACCCGGTCTGGACAAGTCCGCGGCTCAAAACATCCGCCCTGACGGCCCCATACTGCGGGTCATCTTTCACCGGCTTATCAAGATATTCATTTCCGTTAGGGTAATAAATCGCGTTATAGCAAAGAGAGCTTTCCCAGCCGACGTTTATGCCGACAAAAAGATGTTTTTTATCGTCGGGGAGTGATTTCTGCCAGTTCATAACTATCGGCATCAAAAGATCCATACCCTCGTGTGTTGCCTTTCGATATGCCGGACTCATAAGATTCGGCGGCGGCAGTACACGTATCTGCCTTCCCCAGTTTCGCCATGCTATTTTTATTGCGTGCTGCGGGCTCCACCAGGTCCATTCAACGTTTTTGGCATTCTCAGGGTCATAACCTGGTTTTTCCGGATCCCACCAGTTCCACAGATCCGGCCTTCCCTGCCACCACTGCTCCCCGTCAAGTTTAACCAATACAGGTACTTGCGTCTCAAGTGAAGCATTAAGAAAATTACGAAGCTCGGCGGCTGTCTGCCGGGGGTCTTCAACGCTTAGATAAGAGAAAATCCTTGAGACACCGATTTTGACGTCTTTCTGGGGAGACTGCTCAAATTTCGAGGATATTCCCCTGAGGCCCTTGGCGGCCGCTTCGGGCGTTGAAACATCTATACTGCTGTTAAAAATCAGATATTTTAATTCCTGCGGTTTGCGTGCATCCGCAACGGCAAATGAGGCACAAAGAATATATAAACAGACCAGTAGTTTGAACAGCTTCATTTGATTCCAAAATTTAAGAACAATAAAAAGTTAAAATGCTAAATCGACATTTAGATACCCATCTGTGTGCCGTCAACCCAATCGACATGGAAATCAGCAAAGAGCAGATTTGTGCCTCCGCTGCCGCCCCGTTCATGCGAGCCGTAATTGTCGATATTGGCATCAGGTGCATATCTCCAGACACTCTGTCCGCGGTCGCAAAACAGTACAGCAACATCGCTGGGCCCGGAACCGCCGCGGGCTTTGATCTCATCAGAAGACCAATCAGCAGGCTTAACCTGCTTCAGGGCATCAGCCGTTCCCTGCATCAAAAGACTGTAGGCCTTAGACTGTCTGCCGGCACTGGAATTAAACCAGGTTAAAGTACCGTGTTTAAACCGTCCATATTCATCATCCTCGTCACCGCCAATAAGCAGGTCGTCATTTTTGTTGTTGGGCCATACCCATGTCGCATAAGAATCGTCTCTTCCCTCTATCGTGTACTTGTCAATAGTGTTGCCGCGGATAGTTACCTGGCCGTCGGGAACTCGTTTCCATGTCCCGTTAGCTCCGCGTGCATAGGGGCAGACGAAATATTCAGGTACATAGTTTTCTGTATATACCCTGTAGCGCCCGCTGCCCAGTGACCAGTCGCCGCTTTCAAAATCATCCATATAGTCGGGCATCGCCTTGGGCCCCTCGAGATAATCGCGGAGTGCTATTGAAAGGTATGTCCATTTGGCAAGCCCCTTTCCGTTGAGATATTTATGCCCGATAACCGGGACCTTGCCGTCATTGCCCACCTGATACAGCGGTATATACAAGCCTATCTGCTTGAGATTTGCGGCACATGTCATAGTTTTCGCCATTCTTCTTACTCTGCCCAGAGCCGGCATAAGAATTGCCATCAGCAGTGCTATAATAGAAATCACTACAAGCAGCTCAATTAACGTAAACCCTTTAGCTTTGTTTGCGTACCGCATAATTAACTCCATAATTTATATAAACTAAATTAGAAAAACAATCATTTAAACCGTTTTAGATATTCTATAACAAATAAAATGTGTGTCAATATATTTTTTAAATAATTTACTAAATCACCATTCTTCCGGCAGTTGAGAAAAATCATAAAGATCTACCCTGCCGTCACGATTGATGTCGGCTTTTAGAAGAAACTCCCTTGAAAGCCATCGGGAGACAATAAAATCAAGATCTAAATAATCTACGCACCCGTCAGCATTAAAGTCTGCCGCGATACCTGTATTGTCGTTTGAGAGACTCGCCATAGCACTGCCGCCAAAAGCGCCCATATTTACGCGTCCGCCGTGAGGCCATAATTCAGAACTGTAGCCGAGCATGGCTGAGCCGCCATCAATACAGGGACTTGCAACGGGGTCATTAAACCATTTTTTCTGCTCAGGCAGCCATCTGCCGGCCTGTGATTTCAACTGATAATTTCCGTTTTCTGGGTCGGCAAAACACGGGTCCAGACTGATATTCCCATTGGAAGACAACGGATTGCCTTCTATACAGCTGTAAACAGGGGAACCACCGCTGAAACTTCCCTGATCATTATCCCATATAATACAGCTGTCTATCAGGGGATTAGAATCGGCAGAGCTTATTCCCAGGCCCTGATTTGAAACAATCGTGCAGTTTTCTATAACCGGACTGCTTCCTCCGCTGCAAATTACGCCTTCAGTTCCCTCTGTGAGGATAAAGCCTCGCAGGGAGCAGTTTGAATTTTCGCCGCTTTCAAAGATAACGGCAGGGCCGTATCCGTTGGCGTTAATTACCGCTCCGCCGGAGCTTAGATGAATATTTTTACCTTCAAAATCAATAAACTCGTTATAAACACCGTTCTCTACGGTCAAAAGGTCTCCTGAGCTGCTGTCGCAGATTCCATGCTGAATCAAATCATATTCTTTGCCGGAGGTTAGATTTTTTACTGGACCCGCTGCTGTGATATAGGGATATCTGCCATAAGCCCATTTGAAAGGCGGTATATACGGCTCATAACGAGTATCCGTCTGCCAGACCCAGACATCCTGATAGTACATTTCCATCCAGTTGGCGCTGTACGAAAGCCCGTTTTTGAGTATCTGGAGGAATTTTTCGGGCGTATCTTCCTGAAATCTCCGAATTCCGTCTGATTCAAGTCCAAAATAGCACTGGTCTTTAACGTCCCAGACCAGAGCGACATAATCAGTCATGTTCTCCCTGCCGTCAAAGGGCCCGGGCATTTTTCTCGCATCATGATTCAACCCATACAGGGCAAGCACCATTTTGTTATCGCCGCCCTTTAGCTCGGCGTTCCTCTGCAGAGCATAATCGCGGATGGTCTGGGCAACTGCCAGCTGTTCTGCGGCGGTGCCGGAGCCTCCGGTTTCACTGTGAAGTGCAAGAGAAACCGGAGTGTCCGGGTACTCCTGCAGGAATAAATCTATCGAATACTTCCAACCATTGATATATTTATCGTACGTGTAGCCAAGTATTTGCGCCTGTGACTCTACCATTGTCCCGGGGAAATTTGTTTCAACACCCCAGAGCGATGACGGCCCGTTTATCGAAACGTAATGCAGGTTGGGGTGTCCGTTATATCTCGCGGCGACAGCCTTTACCATCTTAGTCATTTCGGCGACATACACCGGATCCCAGGGGACGGGAGAAACCTCATTGCCGGTAACCGGATGAGTCCAGCCAAACTTCTGGCATTTATCCATCACCCAGTCAGGTGTGACAGAGCAGACCTTTACCATAAGAGAAACCATCTTGCCCTTTTGCCGGGCCAGCTCAAGGGGGTAATCAAAATACTCCCAGTTATACTGACCTTCTTCAGGCTCGAGTGCGTTCCAGTATATCGTCTGTTTTATCCCTGTAACATGATCAAGCTCAAGAACTCTCTCCATCTTGGTCTGCCAGCTTACCCCGTACTGATCTTCACCCTGTATCATCCTGAATTTTATGTAGATACCGTCCTTTACCTTCTCCTCGATATGCACATCAATAACGTCTGAATCAACATTACCGAGTTCATCCTCTACATGCAGAGAGAAGCGGTAATGGCCTTTATGATTAGAATCGAATGATGCCAGGGCCGCGTCCGAATCGAGGATATTCACCTGTACGGGGCCCTCCAGCTGCGACCATTGATAGGAGGCAATGCCGCCGCCGGCAAATGAACCGGAACCATCCAGCATCACTCTCTGGCCGACATACCACGACTGCGAATCATCACCGGCATCGGCGTAGGGTATATCATCATGTTTGACCATCACCGCCGTTTTACCGGATACCGTCAGTCCGTAATCAACACTCCAGCTGTATCCGCTGCTGTATGTTGTATAATAGACTCCGTTTGCTATATGATCGTTTACCAGCTCCCGCGCATCGCCGTCGAGAACAAGAACGCCGTCTTTAAATTCTACCGCGGCATCACCTGAAATATTAACCACACGGGTATAAAAGGTGCCGGAGGTTAGTTTGAGTCTGCACCCCTGCGCGGCAGAGTTATGAGGCAGCAAAACCGAACCGACGACTGCCTCACCACCGGCAATTTCGAGAATTGAGTTATGCGAGTCAGCGAAAACACCAATCCTTACAGTACCCGTCGGCAGTGTTTCAAGTACCCCGCCATTGATTTTGAAAAGCGTATTAGCGGTATTTGAGCCAACCCAGAGAGTAGCACACTC
Proteins encoded:
- a CDS encoding sulfatase-like hydrolase/transferase, which gives rise to MDRRRFLSTSLLGSLAFMAACRGTSLSRVSQKRPNFVFILVDDQRYDALGFLGKYPWLKTPNMDKLRKEGAYFKNAFVTHSICSPSRASFLTGVYSHIHGVVQNTFNDYDWQNCPSFAQILQGKDYKTGYIGKWHQGPGGHERPGFDYWLSFDGQGTYFDPQYTENGKEYQAQGYTTDILSKKAVDFIERQYENQPFALYLSHKAVHGPFLPAPRHGDTYEGIELDKPVNFDDNFETKPQWFAKNHIKGVFRSSRPGEYQDVKAMPQQWNPYFNNHYDNRSYTDYYRTLSAVDEGVGKVYKALENKGMLDDTVIIFAGDNGFFLGEHRHLDKRMMYEESIRIPLLMRYPKMVEEGKTIEELALNIDLAPTILDLAGAGIPSHMQGKSWRPLFEDKSSSWRKSFLYEYFVDLVPGIPTMVGVRTQDWKLIHYPNLDDIDEMYDLKNDPHEMHNLAMVKEYQAKKKELHKELRRLIKETGYDQNKWEIKPVRHKPARPGSGLIIERDFEQQGKPLVCDGEPVMSIENDEFPSLKGGPFTVDVIVKAKSDGIVLAKGGWNNGFAVFFQNGIPSFAYRANSSLYIADGHEPALGRRLRITGMVYNSKAHLYIDGKFVSSIPVSPYYFMAEPAENLNLGGDSGTAVLGGIMNNGITGSIYRFRLYDCRK
- a CDS encoding MFS transporter, giving the protein MNSGQLKTTTKISYGFGAISDVIMANIIFQLSGPIYVQGLHVSPVLIGLAVSIPRLWDAFTDPIMGNISDNSRFKWGRRKPFMFWGSLAAGILCALMWMPPTGLSQYGLFAYFLLISILFFTAYTVFSVPFNALGYEMTGDYDQRTSVMSYKTLMMNIGSVLLLPWAFKLCTLDIFGGDEIVGARYVGTLFGIMIFAAAVLTVLFSKENVEYAAQPKIKLLDAFKYTLSNKPFLSINVIILVTLTGVFLAFPLLFYINMAYICPGDKALTATWTGWYGTVYGTAGIILVPVINYFGQKLGKRKTLLAGLFIIIMGFISSWWLFNPDAPYLQLVFAFLVSPGLSCVFILTSSMMADVCDLDELKTGLRREGMFGAVFGFLIKLGLSLTLGLSGFILEWTGYNTEINVQSDTVSKNLRIMFALLPIALLVISFIVVWNYSLTKERMLEVRKLLDDKKADHII
- a CDS encoding PEP-CTERM sorting domain-containing protein — encoded protein: MKNLFICCMAVILAVNVSYGVSCFWNNGDSANNYWVNPGNWDNLPTSVDGAYFNSLMPGDALIKDGDSAVAQNVYISHNRHYSDGSPLVLRQTGGSLSIGGQLLLGVADANAYGKLIMEGGEINVGVAGGLSVFVGKTGRGIIEMSGGTINTVSNFDVGGAYSGSDGVFNMTGGVLNVGGALKAGRVAGAKGRIYISGGTVNATHLYHDYGWLPEGDGLVDVSGTGEIILVGQDKTKLENYIANGYLTANGNNNDAVIVEYQEGGEWYTSMTAVPEPATMLLLGLGGIVLGRKRS
- a CDS encoding twin-arginine translocation signal domain-containing protein translates to MKNKSNSISRRNFIKHSLAAAGVGMVFPYEALSFDGKGQGSARIVKPSILHAGENTQVVIEFTVGKDGIPAGGGIWLGLHHAAIWNSDFGFWSSFQAENPKGPKFIGILGDDRANFDCKWYGWAPQESMNRAPGGPPANDWTGSTPLTYHQCLQAKVKDTPLKPGQKIMLTIGTREHPAVPPIAADKDHEFFIAVDHDGDGVFNGIGEYPKLDVKASKPDHLYASAQMTQQAGRPFELMVKAEDKYYNTATSFSGTVNIKTEQGELLLEGVKIVSGLARVKISVPHAGPQRLALTGQGLKGRSEPIMVFDKMPENRIFYGDMHGHTMVSDGCGKDAWEYYSFGRDEANLDVCALTDHWHYDWPHMQKAVKEFNEPGRFIVFLGEEAGTNFDHVNLYFLDDDAPHTDYYMNKYAQCNKLAHEQYIDNGYKVIGGPHHFAFDRGEKTYPWGEWDPAYARFAEIVSNHGTSEYDGNPNPLHTTDPEKTMQAGLAKGCRFGVIGSSDTHVSKPGRSCWLMYKGGLAAFVAPELTKKAIWDAWWNYRVYAAEFDRLYIDFSINGDMMGSEVEAVGSCEIKYRVVGADDGIEVFLIKNNQICRSDKADNGIVNVSFTDELDKDDNFYYLRAVQANGQRAWSTPVWVKSV
- a CDS encoding prepilin-type N-terminal cleavage/methylation domain-containing protein; protein product: MRYANKAKGFTLIELLVVISIIALLMAILMPALGRVRRMAKTMTCAANLKQIGLYIPLYQVGNDGKVPVIGHKYLNGKGLAKWTYLSIALRDYLEGPKAMPDYMDDFESGDWSLGSGRYRVYTENYVPEYFVCPYARGANGTWKRVPDGQVTIRGNTIDKYTIEGRDDSYATWVWPNNKNDDLLIGGDEDDEYGRFKHGTLTWFNSSAGRQSKAYSLLMQGTADALKQVKPADWSSDEIKARGGSGPSDVAVLFCDRGQSVWRYAPDANIDNYGSHERGGSGGTNLLFADFHVDWVDGTQMGI
- a CDS encoding PKD domain-containing protein: MNKTTQFLLLSILCACSAFGLTFYNFDDAGGSHLWSDTGNWEEGVISDISTGAIINTDFQASGKYCFVNNGTRAECATLWVGSNTANTLFKINGGVLETLPTGTVRIGVFADSHNSILEIAGGEAVVGSVLLPHNSAAQGCRLKLTSGTFYTRVVNISGDAAVEFKDGVLVLDGDARELVNDHIANGVYYTTYSSGYSWSVDYGLTVSGKTAVMVKHDDIPYADAGDDSQSWYVGQRVMLDGSGSFAGGGIASYQWSQLEGPVQVNILDSDAALASFDSNHKGHYRFSLHVEDELGNVDSDVIDVHIEEKVKDGIYIKFRMIQGEDQYGVSWQTKMERVLELDHVTGIKQTIYWNALEPEEGQYNWEYFDYPLELARQKGKMVSLMVKVCSVTPDWVMDKCQKFGWTHPVTGNEVSPVPWDPVYVAEMTKMVKAVAARYNGHPNLHYVSINGPSSLWGVETNFPGTMVESQAQILGYTYDKYINGWKYSIDLFLQEYPDTPVSLALHSETGGSGTAAEQLAVAQTIRDYALQRNAELKGGDNKMVLALYGLNHDARKMPGPFDGRENMTDYVALVWDVKDQCYFGLESDGIRRFQEDTPEKFLQILKNGLSYSANWMEMYYQDVWVWQTDTRYEPYIPPFKWAYGRYPYITAAGPVKNLTSGKEYDLIQHGICDSSSGDLLTVENGVYNEFIDFEGKNIHLSSGGAVINANGYGPAVIFESGENSNCSLRGFILTEGTEGVICSGGSSPVIENCTIVSNQGLGISSADSNPLIDSCIIWDNDQGSFSGGSPVYSCIEGNPLSSNGNISLDPCFADPENGNYQLKSQAGRWLPEQKKWFNDPVASPCIDGGSAMLGYSSELWPHGGRVNMGAFGGSAMASLSNDNTGIAADFNADGCVDYLDLDFIVSRWLSREFLLKADINRDGRVDLYDFSQLPEEW